The following proteins are encoded in a genomic region of Leptotrichia sp. OH3620_COT-345:
- a CDS encoding ABC transporter ATP-binding protein, whose protein sequence is MLKEIKILSGVQFKNLKKPVLLLVTDSIFYMINYMMFYFTVIDLITNIFSLNKIFIYTLIMFIANILRYLFNRTGYTGIQCQGAKIIQDLRLRMGDHLRNLNLGYFNKHNIGNIINIMTNDLQEFERVLTHSTSEIIKLSILSFYLLLVTFAISPVLGIIQLCVATIGIIFVVIGAGRGAKIALKKKHTMDDVVSRMVEYIAGMEIFKSYNLVGEKFERLKNSFVNLKKESINTEIALAPYVLIFRLITDISFALLLLFSTQLFIKESVNKIEFFSFIVIGLSLTNVLKALSMQYTSLQYMKLATDKLISVYSEREISYELEKVSFKNYDIKFDNVSFSYEKDKPVLKNISFEAKQGTSTVLVGSSGSGKTTVTNLIARFWDCQSGTITIDDIDIKKIYPEELLTNISMIFQDVYLINDTIENNIKLGKQEASREEVIEAAKSAHCHEFIMDLENGYDTIVGEKGSTLSGGEKQRISIARALLKNTPIILLDEATASLDADNEYEIRKSIEKLVKNKTVITIAHKLNTIKNYNQIIMMSDGRIEEIGTHNQLMENKRRYYKMYTEMIKSQTNYNLV, encoded by the coding sequence AGATTTGATAACAAATATATTCAGCTTGAACAAAATCTTTATTTACACTCTTATTATGTTTATAGCAAATATACTCAGATATCTTTTCAATCGCACAGGTTATACGGGGATACAATGTCAAGGAGCAAAAATTATTCAAGATTTACGGCTTCGTATGGGAGACCATTTAAGAAACCTCAATTTAGGATATTTTAATAAACATAATATAGGAAACATTATAAATATCATGACTAACGATTTACAAGAATTTGAAAGAGTATTAACTCACAGTACATCAGAAATTATAAAACTTTCCATATTATCTTTCTATCTTCTTCTTGTCACTTTTGCAATTTCTCCTGTTTTAGGAATAATACAGTTATGTGTTGCTACAATAGGAATTATATTTGTGGTAATAGGGGCAGGAAGAGGGGCAAAAATTGCTTTAAAGAAAAAACATACAATGGATGATGTAGTTTCACGTATGGTTGAATATATTGCAGGAATGGAAATTTTTAAATCTTATAATCTCGTTGGAGAAAAATTTGAAAGATTGAAAAACAGTTTTGTTAATTTAAAAAAAGAAAGTATAAACACTGAAATTGCTCTTGCTCCTTATGTTCTTATTTTCAGGCTGATTACAGACATTTCCTTTGCACTACTTCTTTTATTTTCTACACAGCTGTTTATAAAAGAATCCGTGAATAAAATAGAATTCTTTTCATTTATTGTTATAGGACTTTCTCTTACCAATGTTTTAAAAGCTCTTTCAATGCAATATACATCTTTACAGTATATGAAACTTGCAACTGATAAACTTATCAGTGTATATTCTGAAAGAGAAATATCTTATGAACTTGAAAAAGTATCTTTTAAAAATTATGATATAAAATTTGATAATGTAAGTTTTTCTTATGAGAAAGATAAACCTGTACTGAAAAATATCAGTTTTGAAGCAAAACAGGGAACTTCCACTGTTCTTGTAGGTTCATCAGGCTCGGGAAAAACCACTGTCACAAACTTAATAGCAAGATTTTGGGATTGCCAGTCAGGTACAATCACAATTGATGACATCGATATAAAAAAAATATATCCTGAAGAGCTTCTCACGAATATAAGTATGATTTTTCAAGATGTATACCTTATAAATGATACTATTGAGAATAATATAAAGCTTGGAAAACAAGAGGCTTCCCGTGAAGAAGTCATTGAAGCTGCCAAAAGTGCACATTGTCATGAGTTTATTATGGATTTGGAAAATGGTTATGATACTATTGTAGGAGAAAAAGGATCTACTCTTTCAGGAGGGGAAAAACAACGGATTTCAATTGCCAGAGCCTTACTGAAAAATACTCCCATTATTTTACTCGATGAAGCTACTGCTTCCCTTGATGCAGATAACGAATATGAAATTAGAAAATCTATCGAAAAACTTGTTAAAAATAAAACTGTCATAACTATTGCTCACAAACTTAATACTATAAAAAATTATAATCAGATAATTATGATGTCGGACGGCAGAATTGAAGAAATTGGTACTCATAATCAATTAATGGAAAATAAAAGACGATATTATAAGATGTATACTGAAATGATAAAATCTCAAACCAATTACAACCTTGTATAA
- a CDS encoding magnesium transporter CorA family protein, which produces MIERKIIHLKIGNMKWVNTVDISDEDRRILNEKDKLSTEFLEYATDADESPRSEYDEINEIKLLCFDVPYYDSFMDSPATAPLVFIIRENILYTFIEQNEDYVYLNKLLGKTVTEKEYESLYHLLFSVLYKFCLIYHDKLTKMNKERGDIKRSFKKAMKNSDIYKLLNIEQGLTYLSTSLKANRLALNTLKRRWKHKNGKLSEIEEEKLEDVLIEADQAAEMTEILITIVEKEKLAYSAIIDNNLNTTMKFLTIFTVLLAIPSMIFGFFGINTSIPFQNAENGWIYVILITVVICIIFIFSLWRNKFLK; this is translated from the coding sequence ATGATTGAAAGAAAAATTATCCATTTAAAGATAGGAAATATGAAATGGGTAAATACAGTGGATATATCTGATGAAGACAGGAGAATACTGAACGAGAAAGATAAACTTTCAACGGAATTTTTGGAATATGCTACAGATGCCGATGAAAGTCCGCGATCAGAATATGATGAAATAAATGAAATAAAGCTTCTTTGTTTTGATGTTCCTTATTATGACAGCTTTATGGACAGCCCCGCAACTGCTCCTTTAGTATTTATTATTAGGGAAAATATACTTTATACATTTATTGAACAGAATGAAGATTATGTGTATTTAAATAAATTACTCGGAAAAACAGTAACAGAAAAAGAATATGAGAGTTTATATCATCTTTTATTTTCGGTGTTATACAAATTTTGTCTGATTTATCATGATAAGCTGACAAAGATGAATAAAGAAAGAGGAGATATAAAAAGATCATTTAAAAAAGCCATGAAAAATTCGGATATTTACAAATTACTGAATATTGAACAGGGTCTGACTTACTTGTCGACTTCATTAAAAGCTAACAGACTTGCTTTAAATACTTTAAAAAGGCGATGGAAGCATAAAAATGGAAAGTTGTCCGAAATTGAAGAAGAAAAACTGGAAGATGTTTTAATCGAAGCGGATCAGGCTGCTGAAATGACAGAAATACTTATTACCATTGTTGAAAAAGAAAAGCTCGCTTATTCTGCAATTATTGATAATAATTTGAATACGACTATGAAATTTTTGACAATTTTTACAGTATTACTGGCAATTCCAAGTATGATTTTCGGATTTTTCGGAATAAACACTTCCATTCCTTTTCAAAATGCTGAAAATGGATGGATATATGTTATATTGATTACGGTTGTCATTTGTATAATATTTATTTTCAGTCTCTGGAGAAATAAGTTTTTAAAATAA
- a CDS encoding DUF6176 family protein, protein MKFLNDNMKDVLLTLDGEKMYIETIFREVIDNEEYLYWYSVQREGGIDVCESESLIDKKHLEYWKECIDRKFRPIDINMQVTMIPEK, encoded by the coding sequence ATGAAATTTTTAAATGACAATATGAAAGATGTACTTTTAACTCTTGATGGTGAAAAAATGTATATAGAAACTATATTCAGAGAAGTTATTGATAATGAAGAATATCTTTACTGGTATTCTGTTCAGAGAGAAGGCGGGATAGATGTCTGTGAATCGGAAAGCCTTATTGATAAAAAACATCTCGAATATTGGAAAGAATGTATAGACAGAAAATTTAGACCTATAGATATAAATATGCAGGTTACTATGATACCTGAAAAATAA
- the mnmA gene encoding tRNA 2-thiouridine(34) synthase MnmA, which translates to MKNKKVVLGMSGGVDSSVAAVLLKEQGYDVIGVFMKNWEEKDENGICMAEEDYKDVIAVAEQLGIPYYSVNFVKEYWDKVFTYFLDEYKKGRTPNPDVMCNKEIKFKAFLDYALKIGADYVATGHYARITHEEKDGKIKSTMLRGIDDNKDQTYFLCQLSQKQLEKVLFPIGEYTKPQIREIAEKYSLKTAKKKDSTGICFIGERNFNEFLSKYLPAEKGNIVNIEGTVLGRHNGLMYYTIGQRKGIGIGNTKEGTGEPWFVVDKNLETNELVVTQGDNSVLYSKGLTATDFNFINPDEISFPLKCTVKFRYRQNDTEAIITKLNENEYEVIFDKPQKAVTLGQIVVAYKDEKCLGGGVISRVLK; encoded by the coding sequence ATGAAAAATAAGAAAGTGGTATTGGGAATGTCCGGAGGTGTAGATTCTTCAGTTGCAGCAGTTTTACTTAAAGAACAGGGATATGATGTAATAGGTGTATTCATGAAAAATTGGGAAGAAAAAGATGAAAACGGCATCTGTATGGCGGAAGAAGATTATAAAGATGTAATAGCTGTAGCCGAACAACTGGGAATTCCGTATTATTCTGTAAATTTTGTAAAAGAATACTGGGATAAAGTATTTACATACTTTTTAGATGAATATAAAAAAGGAAGAACGCCTAATCCTGATGTAATGTGTAATAAGGAAATCAAGTTCAAGGCATTTCTTGATTATGCTTTGAAAATAGGTGCAGACTATGTAGCGACAGGACATTATGCAAGGATAACTCATGAAGAGAAAGATGGAAAAATAAAATCTACAATGTTGAGAGGGATAGATGACAATAAGGATCAGACTTATTTTTTGTGTCAGTTAAGTCAGAAACAGCTCGAAAAAGTGTTATTTCCCATAGGTGAATATACAAAGCCTCAAATAAGGGAAATTGCTGAAAAATATAGTTTGAAAACAGCGAAGAAAAAGGACAGTACAGGTATATGTTTTATTGGAGAAAGGAATTTTAACGAGTTTTTAAGTAAATATCTTCCTGCTGAAAAAGGAAATATTGTAAATATTGAGGGAACGGTATTAGGACGACATAACGGACTTATGTATTATACAATCGGTCAAAGAAAAGGAATAGGCATAGGAAATACAAAAGAAGGGACAGGAGAGCCATGGTTTGTAGTGGATAAAAATCTGGAAACGAATGAGCTTGTTGTCACTCAGGGAGATAATTCGGTATTGTATTCTAAAGGATTGACAGCTACCGATTTCAATTTTATAAATCCTGATGAAATTTCTTTTCCTTTGAAATGTACTGTAAAATTTAGATACAGACAGAATGATACCGAAGCAATTATTACAAAGTTGAATGAAAATGAATATGAAGTAATATTTGACAAGCCTCAAAAAGCGGTTACTCTCGGTCAGATAGTTGTTGCTTATAAAGATGAGAAATGTTTAGGTGGAGGGGTAATTAGCAGAGTCCTTAAATAG
- a CDS encoding TetR/AcrR family transcriptional regulator yields the protein MNRIITKKNNVIKKSAKLFYYRGYKNTGLSDILTECGIPKGSFYYYFKNKEDLLIHVIRYHTDNLIKFFTFTVDDLSIFKLKTFFYQYFTNIEHNKFHGGSPLGNLAVELGDINESVRSELSKSYNKIEIRFSYFLSSLKIAYPDKYSNIEPEIYARSLICLLEGTMLKIKIEKNNNSINDFLSFFDKIFK from the coding sequence ATGAACAGAATAATTACTAAAAAAAACAATGTCATAAAAAAAAGTGCAAAACTTTTTTATTACAGAGGATATAAAAATACGGGGCTGTCGGATATTTTAACAGAATGTGGAATACCTAAAGGTTCTTTCTATTATTATTTTAAAAATAAAGAAGACCTTCTTATTCATGTTATCCGTTATCACACCGATAATCTCATAAAGTTTTTTACTTTTACCGTTGACGATCTTTCGATTTTTAAATTAAAAACTTTTTTCTATCAATATTTTACCAATATAGAACATAATAAATTTCATGGAGGAAGCCCTCTCGGAAACCTTGCTGTTGAACTTGGGGACATAAACGAATCTGTGAGAAGCGAGCTTTCAAAATCTTACAACAAAATAGAAATCCGTTTTTCTTACTTTCTTTCTTCTTTGAAAATCGCCTATCCTGATAAATACTCAAATATAGAGCCTGAAATATATGCAAGATCCTTAATCTGCCTCTTGGAAGGAACCATGTTAAAAATAAAAATTGAAAAAAATAATAACTCTATTAATGATTTTCTTTCTTTTTTTGATAAAATTTTCAAATAA
- a CDS encoding bifunctional oligoribonuclease/PAP phosphatase NrnA translates to MKKKYKGNSTPEEIKTEILKAKNIILTAHINPDGDALGSVLAFLMMIEEYNKKFLKNSTDLKKVRIVIDDKLPKYMNKFEESFLIEKYDDFSMDKEADLFISLDCANVERYGRVVEIKEKCKKSINIDHHISNTEHAEMNYVEDVSSTGELLYQFLNLFNIEMTKKIANFLYLGIINDTGNFRHDNVTSETFRICSELIKAGADNHKIANIIFGMNIKKVKLFGDVYRNNVMDKEYGFIYYYLSAEKIREFEIEKDDADGIAELLLKIEKTELSLFVREEDDGILKGSLRCNDKYNVNQIAGIFNGGGHIKAAGFKTELSFSEVLEKIYEKIKEYKNK, encoded by the coding sequence ATGAAAAAAAAGTATAAAGGAAACTCGACACCTGAAGAAATAAAAACTGAAATATTAAAAGCGAAGAACATAATTTTGACTGCTCATATTAATCCTGACGGTGATGCTCTGGGATCCGTTCTGGCTTTTTTAATGATGATAGAAGAATATAATAAAAAATTTCTAAAAAACAGTACAGATTTAAAAAAAGTGAGAATAGTTATAGACGATAAATTACCGAAATATATGAACAAATTTGAAGAAAGTTTTCTCATAGAAAAGTATGATGATTTTTCAATGGACAAAGAAGCTGATTTATTTATAAGTCTTGACTGTGCAAATGTTGAAAGATATGGAAGAGTGGTGGAAATTAAAGAAAAATGTAAAAAATCGATAAATATAGATCATCATATTAGCAATACTGAACATGCCGAGATGAATTATGTTGAAGATGTTTCTTCCACAGGAGAATTACTTTATCAGTTTTTAAATCTGTTCAATATTGAAATGACTAAAAAGATTGCGAATTTTTTATATTTGGGAATAATAAACGATACGGGAAATTTCAGACATGACAATGTTACTTCCGAAACATTCAGAATTTGTTCAGAATTAATAAAAGCAGGAGCCGATAATCATAAAATTGCTAATATTATTTTTGGAATGAATATAAAAAAAGTGAAGTTATTCGGAGATGTATATAGAAATAATGTAATGGACAAAGAATATGGATTCATTTATTATTATTTATCAGCAGAAAAAATCAGAGAATTTGAAATAGAAAAAGATGATGCTGACGGGATAGCTGAACTTTTACTGAAAATAGAAAAAACGGAACTTTCCCTATTTGTAAGGGAGGAAGATGACGGGATATTGAAAGGAAGCTTGAGATGTAATGATAAATATAATGTAAATCAAATTGCAGGAATATTTAATGGAGGAGGACATATAAAAGCTGCTGGTTTTAAAACGGAGCTTTCATTTTCCGAAGTTCTTGAAAAAATTTATGAAAAGATAAAAGAATATAAAAATAAATAA
- a CDS encoding 5'-methylthioadenosine/adenosylhomocysteine nucleosidase, protein MIGIIGAVIEEAEAIKNEMTDIQEEVSEGITFFKGKFCNKDVIFVQSGIGKVNAAMTATILIYKYNVDKVIFSGVAGSLDERVNIGDIVIGTDLVHHDFDTRKFGYKLGQIPQMDVWAFESDRELIEKIRKIENGKYKLIFGRILTGDQFIDESNRKERLGKEFEALCTDMEGAAVAQVCYRMNVKFLVIRSISDSLNDKSAMEYYEFVKLAANNSKEILKEILK, encoded by the coding sequence ATGATAGGGATTATTGGTGCAGTAATTGAAGAAGCTGAAGCTATAAAAAATGAAATGACGGATATTCAAGAGGAAGTATCAGAAGGAATAACATTTTTTAAAGGTAAATTTTGCAATAAAGATGTTATTTTTGTTCAGTCGGGAATAGGAAAGGTAAATGCTGCAATGACTGCAACAATTTTAATTTATAAATACAATGTGGATAAAGTGATTTTTTCGGGTGTGGCAGGCTCCCTTGATGAAAGAGTTAACATTGGAGATATAGTTATAGGGACGGATCTTGTGCATCATGATTTTGATACAAGAAAATTCGGTTATAAATTAGGTCAAATTCCTCAGATGGATGTATGGGCTTTTGAAAGTGACAGAGAACTGATTGAAAAAATCCGAAAAATAGAAAATGGAAAATATAAGCTAATTTTTGGTAGAATTCTTACAGGAGATCAGTTTATAGATGAGAGTAATAGAAAAGAACGGCTGGGAAAAGAATTTGAAGCGTTATGTACGGATATGGAAGGTGCTGCCGTTGCACAAGTATGTTATAGAATGAATGTAAAATTTTTAGTTATAAGATCAATTTCCGATTCTCTAAATGATAAATCGGCAATGGAATATTATGAATTTGTAAAACTTGCAGCAAATAATTCAAAGGAAATATTGAAAGAAATATTGAAATAA
- a CDS encoding FxLYD domain-containing protein, with translation MKKIILISMAVLILSSCGVVGAAGSVVGGTIKAAGTVTGAVIKTTGNIISGIIGGNDGEIEAQGTKYKFSKTKVENDGNTTIVTGVLSHNGSRKENVSIQIPCFDKKGDKVGDAIDSTTSLDKNKKWEFRAVLRTGNVKACKVKDAYILAE, from the coding sequence ATGAAAAAAATAATTTTAATATCTATGGCAGTTTTGATTTTGTCATCATGTGGAGTTGTGGGAGCTGCAGGAAGTGTAGTGGGAGGAACGATAAAAGCTGCAGGTACTGTTACGGGAGCTGTAATTAAAACTACGGGAAATATCATTTCAGGAATTATCGGAGGAAATGATGGAGAGATAGAAGCACAGGGGACAAAGTATAAGTTTTCAAAAACGAAAGTTGAAAATGACGGAAATACTACAATCGTAACAGGAGTACTGTCCCATAACGGAAGTAGGAAAGAAAATGTAAGTATACAGATACCGTGTTTTGATAAAAAGGGGGATAAAGTCGGAGATGCAATTGACAGTACAACTTCCCTTGATAAAAATAAAAAATGGGAGTTCAGAGCTGTTTTAAGAACAGGAAATGTAAAAGCATGTAAAGTAAAGGATGCTTATATTTTAGCAGAATAA
- the glmS gene encoding glutamine--fructose-6-phosphate transaminase (isomerizing), whose translation MCGIVGYIGTQNAQDFVLDGLEKLEYRGYDSAGIAVNTGEEKFSIIKKVGRLQNLVDVLEKNPLKGKVAIGHTRWATHGKPSDENSHPHFNNDETLVVVHNGIIENYLELKKELIEKGYKFNSETDTEVITHLLDELYEGDLLEATKKLIKVIKGAYALGIMSVSEPDRIIAVRKESPLIIGLGKEENFIASDIPAILKYTRDVYLIENNEIVEVKNNSVKIMNSEGQELTRDITHIEWDLEAASKGGYEFFMEKEIFEQPEVFIETLNSRVDEDNNINFDNAGLTKEYLDGIESIYIVACGTAYHAGLVGKYIIEKKTRVKVDVDIASEFRYRNPVMNEKTLVIVLSQSGETLDTLEALKEAKRNGARVIAISNVVGSSIAREADHVIYTWAGPEIAVASTKAYTTQMIILYLLATDMASKFGKITREEYEQDIKSLYKLKKDIEKMLEYSDRIEAVADKIKNCKSMFYLGRGLDYVIAVEGALKSKEISYIHSEAFASGELKHGTIALIEDGVPVVINITQSDLFDKSVSNIKEVAARGAYVIAIAKEGNILVEEVADEVFYIPAVEDDYTGFLSIIIHQLLAYHLSKLKGNDVDKPRNLAKSVTVE comes from the coding sequence ATGTGCGGAATAGTAGGGTATATCGGAACACAGAATGCACAGGATTTTGTGTTGGATGGATTAGAGAAACTGGAATACAGAGGTTATGATTCAGCGGGGATTGCTGTAAATACAGGAGAAGAAAAATTTTCAATTATAAAAAAAGTAGGAAGACTCCAAAATCTTGTAGATGTTTTAGAGAAAAATCCTTTAAAGGGGAAAGTAGCCATAGGTCATACGAGATGGGCGACACATGGAAAACCGTCTGATGAAAATTCACATCCTCATTTTAATAACGATGAGACACTTGTTGTAGTTCATAACGGAATTATTGAAAATTATCTGGAATTGAAAAAAGAACTTATTGAAAAAGGATATAAATTTAATTCTGAAACGGATACTGAAGTTATAACTCATTTACTGGATGAATTGTATGAAGGAGATTTATTGGAAGCTACAAAAAAACTTATCAAAGTTATTAAGGGAGCTTACGCACTGGGAATTATGTCGGTTTCAGAGCCTGACAGAATAATAGCTGTCAGAAAAGAAAGCCCTTTAATTATAGGTTTAGGAAAAGAAGAAAATTTTATAGCTTCGGACATACCTGCAATATTGAAATATACGAGAGATGTATATTTAATTGAAAACAATGAAATTGTAGAAGTAAAAAATAATTCAGTTAAAATAATGAATTCTGAGGGGCAGGAATTGACAAGGGATATTACTCATATTGAGTGGGATTTGGAAGCGGCGTCAAAAGGTGGATATGAATTTTTCATGGAAAAAGAAATATTTGAGCAGCCTGAAGTATTCATAGAGACATTGAACAGCAGAGTAGATGAAGATAACAATATAAACTTTGACAATGCAGGGCTTACAAAAGAATATCTTGACGGAATCGAAAGCATCTATATAGTAGCATGCGGAACTGCTTATCATGCAGGACTTGTAGGTAAATATATAATTGAAAAGAAAACAAGAGTAAAAGTGGACGTGGATATTGCATCAGAATTTAGATACAGAAATCCTGTAATGAATGAAAAAACATTGGTAATTGTACTTAGTCAATCGGGAGAAACTCTCGATACTCTTGAAGCATTAAAAGAAGCTAAGAGAAACGGAGCGAGAGTTATAGCAATTTCAAATGTTGTAGGCTCATCTATTGCAAGGGAAGCCGACCATGTGATTTATACATGGGCAGGTCCTGAAATAGCGGTAGCTTCCACAAAAGCATATACTACTCAGATGATAATCCTTTATTTATTGGCTACGGATATGGCGAGTAAGTTTGGGAAAATTACGAGGGAAGAGTATGAACAAGATATAAAATCACTCTATAAACTGAAAAAAGATATTGAAAAAATGCTTGAATACTCAGATAGGATAGAAGCTGTGGCAGATAAGATAAAAAATTGCAAAAGTATGTTTTATCTGGGAAGAGGTCTTGATTATGTAATTGCAGTTGAAGGAGCATTGAAATCAAAAGAAATTTCATATATTCACTCTGAGGCTTTTGCATCAGGAGAATTGAAACATGGAACAATAGCACTAATTGAAGATGGCGTACCTGTGGTAATAAATATTACACAATCGGATTTATTCGATAAATCCGTATCCAATATAAAAGAGGTAGCGGCAAGGGGAGCTTACGTTATAGCCATTGCAAAAGAGGGAAATATTCTTGTAGAAGAAGTAGCGGATGAAGTATTTTATATACCTGCAGTAGAAGATGACTATACAGGTTTTCTTTCTATAATAATTCATCAGCTGCTGGCATATCATTTGTCAAAATTAAAAGGAAATGATGTAGATAAACCGAGAAATTTGGCAAAATCTGTTACAGTGGAATAA
- a CDS encoding AEC family transporter, protein MIFIKSLESIFPIIFMIGIGYVLRKKDWFHDSFSENVSKVITNIALPASIYIAVSTNLTVEMLILMSDRLIYTFGSFIVGYISAVIIVKIFKIKQGRRGIFINAFVNANTIFIGLPLNIELFGEESLPYYLMYYIANTVSIWTFGSFFVSSDSKDSENKKGGIKWKKIFSPPLIGFIVALLLLFLNIELPKMINSTMRYVGSIVTPLSLMYIGIVLSDARLRNIHFDRDTILALTGRFLISPLIMVIILMLGMKFSGSLTALDIKTYIVQSAAPVFAVLPILANEAEGDIKYATNVVTTSTILFAPVISVLMMFLK, encoded by the coding sequence ATGATTTTTATAAAATCGCTGGAAAGTATTTTCCCGATTATTTTTATGATAGGAATAGGATATGTTTTAAGAAAAAAAGACTGGTTTCATGACAGTTTTAGTGAAAATGTATCGAAAGTAATAACGAATATTGCTTTACCTGCATCAATTTATATTGCAGTTTCAACTAATTTAACAGTAGAAATGCTTATTTTAATGTCAGATAGACTGATTTACACTTTCGGTTCGTTTATTGTCGGATATATTTCAGCTGTTATTATTGTTAAAATATTCAAAATAAAACAGGGAAGAAGAGGGATTTTCATAAATGCCTTTGTAAATGCCAATACTATATTTATAGGCTTACCTTTAAACATAGAACTGTTTGGAGAAGAAAGTTTACCTTATTATCTGATGTACTATATAGCAAATACTGTTTCCATATGGACTTTCGGTTCGTTTTTTGTATCTTCGGACAGTAAGGACAGTGAAAATAAAAAAGGAGGGATAAAATGGAAAAAAATATTTTCTCCTCCTCTTATAGGATTTATAGTTGCTTTATTATTGCTGTTTCTCAATATAGAACTGCCTAAAATGATTAATTCTACGATGAGATATGTAGGAAGTATAGTTACTCCTCTGTCTCTTATGTATATAGGAATCGTACTTTCTGATGCAAGACTTAGAAATATACATTTTGACAGAGATACAATACTTGCTTTAACAGGCAGATTTTTGATTTCGCCACTAATAATGGTGATTATACTTATGTTAGGTATGAAATTTTCAGGAAGTCTGACCGCTCTGGATATAAAAACATATATAGTACAGTCGGCTGCACCTGTATTTGCAGTATTACCTATATTGGCTAATGAAGCCGAAGGAGATATAAAATATGCTACAAATGTGGTAACTACAAGCACAATTCTGTTTGCACCGGTAATATCTGTTTTAATGATGTTTTTGAAATGA
- a CDS encoding META domain-containing protein, translated as MKTKIILVLISVLLVFNIGFSAVSKGARKTRKVESVRQRVMNTYWKLKDISGEDVSGKGITLDFGKNEVSGKSGVNNYFGDYRIIKNKISISKLGVTSKAGSKELMELEADYLDILQSVEIIEVKGNKLILKNAAGDVLTFIQDKSHTLY; from the coding sequence ATGAAAACAAAAATAATTTTAGTATTGATTTCAGTATTGTTAGTCTTTAATATAGGATTTTCAGCTGTTTCCAAAGGAGCAAGAAAAACAAGAAAAGTTGAAAGTGTAAGACAAAGAGTAATGAATACATATTGGAAATTGAAAGATATTTCAGGAGAAGATGTAAGTGGAAAAGGTATTACACTTGATTTTGGTAAAAATGAAGTGAGTGGTAAATCAGGAGTAAATAATTATTTTGGAGATTATAGAATAATCAAAAATAAAATTTCAATATCTAAGTTAGGAGTGACTTCAAAAGCGGGTTCAAAAGAATTAATGGAACTGGAAGCGGATTATTTGGATATTCTTCAAAGTGTTGAAATAATAGAAGTTAAAGGAAATAAGCTCATTTTAAAAAATGCTGCGGGTGATGTTCTTACATTTATTCAGGATAAAAGCCATACTTTATATTAA